A genome region from Jeongeupia sp. HS-3 includes the following:
- a CDS encoding endonuclease/exonuclease/phosphatase family protein — protein sequence MNKLKIASYNIHKGLSVFNRRLVVHEVRNALKTLSPDLVFLQEVQGEHRSHAHRFETWPGEGQHEYLAGEGLSAAYGRNANYQHGHHGNAVLSRFPIRDSYNHDLTLHRFEQRGLLHCQLDLPGWSQPLHALCVHLNLFGRDRRKQLAMLVDVIGERIPKSAPLVLAGDFNDWRRESTRLLGHELGVVEAFEALHGDSARSFPARLPMLSLDRVYVRGFQIEVANVLAGEPWATLSDHAPLYTVLHRGQV from the coding sequence GTGAATAAGCTAAAAATCGCGTCATACAATATCCACAAGGGCCTTTCGGTGTTCAACCGTCGCCTCGTCGTGCACGAGGTGCGTAATGCCTTGAAAACCTTGTCGCCGGATCTCGTGTTCCTGCAGGAAGTGCAGGGCGAGCATCGTTCGCATGCGCATCGCTTTGAGACCTGGCCCGGCGAAGGACAGCACGAGTACCTTGCCGGCGAGGGTCTGTCGGCCGCCTATGGGCGTAACGCCAATTATCAGCACGGCCACCACGGTAATGCGGTGCTGTCGCGCTTCCCGATCCGCGATTCCTACAATCACGACCTGACGCTGCATCGTTTCGAGCAGCGCGGCCTGCTGCATTGCCAGCTCGATTTGCCGGGCTGGAGTCAACCGCTGCATGCGTTGTGCGTGCATCTGAATCTGTTCGGCCGCGATAGGCGCAAGCAACTGGCGATGCTGGTTGATGTGATCGGCGAACGTATTCCGAAGAGTGCGCCGCTGGTGCTGGCCGGGGACTTCAACGACTGGCGGCGCGAATCGACCCGTTTGCTTGGGCACGAACTCGGAGTGGTCGAGGCATTCGAGGCCTTGCATGGCGATTCTGCGCGCAGTTTTCCCGCGCGCCTGCCCATGTTGTCGCTCGATCGTGTGTACGTGCGCGGTTTTCAGATCGAAGTGGCGAACGTCCTCGCCGGTGAGCCGTGGGCGACGCTGTCCGATCACGCGCCGTTGTATACCGTATTGCACCGAGGGCAGGTATGA